A region of the Pseudarthrobacter sp. MM222 genome:
GTCTTCGTGGTCTCGCTGTTGTGGCGGGAGCGGCACGCCTAGGCGCGCCGCTCCCATCGCTAGCTACTCGCAGGCCACCCCGTCGCGGTCACGGTCCAAAGCGAAGCTGTAGCCAGGCTGGCCCGCACGGATCGGTGCAGCACCGGCGTTGCGCACCGCGGTGCAGTTGGCGTAGTAGACGGGTGCGGGCGCCGGAGCGGGCGGCGCCGGAGCGGGCGGTGCCGGGGCAGGAGCCGGGGCGGGAGCCGGTGCGGGCGGCGGCGTGGGTTCCGGTTCCGATGCTGGGGGCAGGGGTGCGGGCTGGTTCGTGGGAACGGTCGCGTCCGGGCAGTCCTGCAGGATGATCTGCATCCGGTCGTGTTCAGCCTGCGTCACCCAGAGGCTGTAGGTGGCCTTCACCGCGATCTGACGAGCGACGTAAGGGCACCAGAAGTTCCGGTTCGGCGGCAGCCAGGTGGCGGCGTCGCCGTCGCCCTTCTGCATGTTGGCGGGACCGTCCGCAGCCAGCAGGTTAAGGGGATCGTTGGCGAACGCGGTCCGCTGTCCCGGGGTCAGCTGCTGGGCGCCCTTCTGCCACGCGTCGCTGAGCGCCACTACATGGTCAATCTGCACCGCGGTGCTGGTGGTGGTGCCGCGCTGGAACGCGATGGTGGTGGCCGTGTACGGGTCGTGCAGGGTCCCGGTCTCCACCTTGCAGGGAACGCTGTTGGTGTACGTGATCGAGACGAGGTCGCGCCTGAGGATGTCGTTGCGGGTGTCGCAACCGTTCTTATCCACGTCCAACCACGCCTGGCCGAACAGGTCCCGGTCGTAGCCGGTCTGGGGAGCGCGGCCCTTGATGGGGAGCGTGGCCAGCTGGTCAAGGGCGCGGCTTTCGAACGGCGGCTGGTAGTTCGGCGCGGTGTACAGGCCCGGCAGGTAATAGCCGGCGACGTCGGCAATCAGGTGGGCGTTCCCGGTGGAGCGGTTGAGAAGGTTGACCCGGCCGTCGGCTCCAACCGGAACGGTGACGAGGTTGGGCACGGTCTGGCTGGTGGCGAAGTTGAGGTTTGAGGCGGTGGGGAGCTGGGAGCCGGACGCATAGGCGGTGATGAATCCGAACGATTTCGCCTCGGTGACCGTGAGATTGAAGACGACGGCGGCGACGTTGGCGGGGATGATGCCGCTGCCGCCCACTTTGAATGACACCGAAGAATCGGCGCGCGCAACTCCGGTGTCTCGAGTATCGAGGAAGCGGGACGGTTCCAGGGACTGGAAGGCGCCAGGGGTGGACGGCGACCCGGTGAGATAGTAGCCCGAGACGTCGGCAATGAGCTGGGTTGTGTCGGAGGAGCGGTTGTAAAGCGTGACTTGACCGTCTGCTCCGACCGGGACGGTGACCAGGTTGGGCACGGTCTGCCCCTTGGCGAAATTGAGGTTGGACGCGTCGGGGAGCTGGGAACCCGACGCGTACGCGGTGATGAAGCCGAAGGATTTCGCCTCGGTCACTGTCAGGTTGAAGACAACAGCGGAGACGTCCGCGGGGATCCCTTTCTCGCCGCCGACCTTGAATGACACCGTCGAGTCTCCGCGGACGGTCCCGGTGCGGCGGGTGTCGAGGAAACGGGACGGCTCAAGGGGCTGGAAGGTGCCCGGCGCGGTGGCGTTGCCGGCCACGAAGTAGCCGGAGACGTCGGCGATGAGCTGGGCGGTGCCGGAGGAGTGGTTGTGCAGCTTGACCATGCCGTCGTCCCCGACCCGGACGGTTACCTGGTTCGCGACCGTCTGGCCCTTGGCGAAGTTCAGGTTGGAGGCATCCGGCAGGTCGGAACCGGACGCGTAGGCGGTGACGAACCCAAAGGACTTCGCCTCGGTGACCGTCAGGTTGAAAACGACGGCGGAGACTTTCTCGGGAATACCCGGAACATCGCTTACGCGGAAAGACGTAGTCCCGTTACTGGGCACCGCACCACGGCGCCGTGTATCAAGCGCCCGGAATGGATTAACCGGCACCTGTGACCCGGCGGCGGGCGACTCACCTTCCACCTCGGAGGTTGCCACCGTCAGCGGAGAAACTTGGAGAGCGTTAGCCGCGGCCGCTGTGGCCGGTAGCGCCGTAAGCAGTTGCGCCGCGGTGGCGAGCACGGCCGCCAGAATAGTCAGGTGCCGTCGCGGCGCGTTGCTTTTCAAATTGGTTCTTTCCCCCAGTATGCAAGATTTCCGTAAGAGTACCTGACCATTTGGGGTTTACGGGTATTGCGCGAAGCGACGTCGAAATACTCGGATTTTGACCCGTAATTAAGCGGTCAGGAGAGCCCTCAACTCTTGGAATAGGGTGCGAATAGCAGCGATTGAGGATCGGGGTCCGCGCGCAGAGGTTGGCGGGTTCACACGGTTCTGTGCCAGCCTCTGCGCGCGGTGCTTGTCTAGCCGAGGTCGTAGACGATGTCTGCGTCCTCGGGCAGTCCGTCGAAGATATTGAGGTCGGAAGTGATGTCGCCGATCTTGGTGAGCTGTCCCGGAGAGCTGGTGGGCTTGAAGATCAGCGCGACCTCGTCTTTGGGCGCGTAGTACACGATGTCGCCGGGGCGGACATCGTCATAGAAGGGGCCGGTTTCGGTGAGCGGGGAGGCGACTGCCCCGAAGTACTCGATGCCGGCGTTCCGGATAGAGGGCACCGTGACGGGCATCGATTCGATGAAGTCGCGGGCGGCGTCGGAGTCGTTGAGCGTCGCGGCGATGGTGGTGCCCCCGATCGTGATCGTGATCGGCGTGGCAGCGGCCACCTGCGCTGCGTCCTCGGTGGGGGCCGGCGAGGATGCAGCCGCCGCGGGCGTCGTGGCCGTGACTGTCGACGTCGGCGATGCGGTCGGCGTCGACGTCGACTCGGAGGAGCAGGAGGCAAGGGCGAGAGCCGTGGCAGTTCCGATTATCAGTGTGATTGCTTTTTTCATGGTCAGTCCTTTTCGGGGGTGTCTGGGGCAGGACGATTCCTGCGCCAGGGGCTTGTGCGATGGGGCGCGGGTCGGGCATCCGCGCCCTAGGTTCAGCACATTCAGGGTTAGCGGTCTATTGATGCCATGTTGGTCTCGTCGTGGCGTTCCCCGACGGCGGGTCGGAGGGCGTTCAGCCGGTCCAGCTGGTCGCCGGTGAGTTCGATGCCGTCGGCCGCGGTGTTCTCCTCGACCCGGGAGACCCTGCGGGTGCCGGGGATCGGGGCGATGTCGTTCCCTCGGGTCAGCAGCCACGCAAGGGCGGTCTGTGCAGGGGTTGCGCCGACCTCGGCGCCGATGGCCGTCACCTCGTCGACGATCGCAAGGTTGCGGCGGAAGTTCTCGCCTGTGAACCGCGGGTTGGTCTTGCGCCAGTCGTCGTCGGCGAAGTCGTCGACGGAGCGGATCTGGCCGGTCAGCAGGCCGTGACCGAGCGGTGAGTACGGGACGAAGCCGATGCCGAGTTCGCGCAGCAGCGGCAGGATCTCTGCCTCCACGTCGCGGGTCCACAGCGAGTACTCCGTCTGCAGTGCCGAGACAGGTTGCACAGCGTGTGCCCGCCGGATGGTCTCCGGGGAGGCCTCGGACAGCCCGAAGTGCAGCACCTTGCCCTCGGCGATCAGGTCCGCGACCGCGCCGGCGGTCTCCTCGATCGGGGTGTTCCGGTCAATCCTGTGCTGGTAGTACAGGTCGATGTGGTCGGTGCCGAGGCGTTTGAGTGAGCCCTCGACGGCGGCCTTCACGTTCGCCGGGCTGCTGTCGATCACGCCGGGTCCGCCGCCGGAATGGGAGACCAGGCCGAATTTGGTGGCGATCTTGACCTGGTCGCGGCGTCCCTTGATCGCCTGGCCGACGATCTCCTCGCTGAGGAACGGCCCGTAAATCTCCGCGGTGTCGATATGGGTGACTCCGAGCTCAAGCGCACGGTGGATTGTGCGGATCGATTCCGCGTTATCCAGGCCGCCCTCGCTGGTGTAGGTGCCGGCCATGGTCATGGCGCCGAGTCCGATGCGGGAGACTTCCAGGCCTCCGAGGCGTGCATTTTTCATGGTGTGTTCCTTTCGGTGTGGTTTCAGGCCCGGGACGTGGGCTGGGGCCGAATTTGGGCAGCCGAAAGCCATAAGCGTCCCGCGGGTCTGTTGTGGAAGTGAGGTGGGCCCGGTCTGCCGGCCGCACCTTTGGTTCAGGGGCCCGGGCCGGGCCGATGAGTGGCGTTAGGCGTCGTCGTGTGCCAGATTGCTGGAGAGTTTCCGGTGGGCGTCGGCCTGGTCCTGGAGTTGCTTGGCCTTGGTCTCGAACACTCCGACGGCGTCGGCTCCGGCAGCGAAGCGCAGCGGCGGCTCCTCCATGTCGGCCAGGTCGATCAGGGCCTTGGCAAGCTTGGCCGGGTCTCCGCCCTGCTGTCCGTCCATGCCCTGCCAAGCCGTGACCGTCTGCCGGTTGCGCTCGGCATAGTCCTCGATAGTGGATTCGGCGTAGCTGGTGGATTCCGGGGTGAGCAGCTCAGTGCGGAAGAAGCCCGGTTCCACGATCATGGTGCGGATGCCAAACGGGGCCACTTCGGGGGCCAGGGACTCCGCCCAGCCCTCAATGCCGAACTTCGAGGCGGCGTAAGCGGTAAGGAACTCTCCGCCCGCGAGGCCGGCGGTCGAGGAGATGATGACCACCAGGCCCGAGCGCTGGGCCCGCAGCACCGGCAGGGCCGCGCGGGTGACGTTCATGGGCCCGAACATGGTGGTTTCGATCTGGTTCCGGAAGTCCGCCGGGGTAATTTCCTCGAAGAACCCGGCGTAGAAGTTGCCGGCGTTGTTCACCACGACGTCGATCCGGCCGAACCGGTCCACGGCGGCCTGGATGGCAGCGGTCGCGTCGGCGGGGTCGGTGACGTCGAGCTTCACGGCCAGCAGGTTCTCGTTTCCGCCGAGCGCCTGGGTGACCTTCTCCGGGTTGCGGCCGGTGGCGACTACCGCGTGGCCGGCGGCCAGGGCTGCCTTCGCAATGTCGGTTCCCATGCCGCGGCCGGCACCGGTGATGAACCAGACCTTCTTGCCGGTGGTGCTTTCGTTCCGGTCGGTTGTGGTGTTCTGTTCAGTCATGTGTTGGTTCTGTCTTTCGGGATTGTCCCGGCCGAGGTTGGGAGCGCAACGCAGGGACGGTGGATCCACCGGCAGGACCGCCGGCGGTGGTAGTTTCGGGCGGCGACGCCGCCCAGCTGGCGAGGAACGCCAGCGCATTTTCGGAAGCAGAGCCGCGCTCCGCGGTGAAGGTAAACAGGGTCTGGCCCTCGTCACCGGGAAGAGCCAGCGTCTCGAACTGCAGGGACAAATCTCCCGCGACCGGGTGATGGAAGCGCTTGGTCCCCGTGGTGTGGATCCGCACGTCGTGCCCCGCCCACAAAGCGGCGAACAGCCCGCTGCGCGTGGTCAACTCCCCGACCAGCTCGTTCAGCGCCCGGTCGTGGGGGTTCCGCCCCGCTTCCGAGCGAAGCATCGCCACCGTGGTGGCCGCAATCGCGCGCCAATCGGGGTAGAGGTCGGCGGCCCCCGGATCCAGGAAGAGATAGCGGGCCTGATTCGGCAACCGCCCCGGAGCGGCCGGCCCCGGCTGAACGGCGGATTTGAACACCTCGGCATACAGGGCGCGACCCAACAGGTTGGTGGCCAACACGTCCGAACGCCCGTTCTGGACCAGAGCGACAACGCCGGTCATGCCGTCCAAAAGTCGCAGCACCCCGGGACGGACCCGCTGCTGCGGTGGCCGGCGGGGAGCCCGGCGCGACGGCGCGTTGGCCGTCCTCGCCAGGTCCATCAGGTGTGCCCGCTCGGCCTCGTCAAGTTGAAGGGCGGAGACAACAGCCTCAAGAACCGCGTCCGAAACGCCGCGCAGGCTGCCCCGTTCGAGCCGCGTGTAGTAGTCCGTGCTCACGCCGGCGAGCTGTGCCACTTCTTCCCGGCGCAGGCCCGGTACACGGCGCAGCTCGCCATAGCTGGGGATGCCGGCCTGCTCCGGACTGATCTTCGCTCGTCGCGAGATCAGGAAGTCACGGATTTCTTCTTTTCTGTCCACGTCCACCACGCTACGCAGGCCGGGGGTGCAGTGGCAGTGTCTATCAGACACCCCCATCCAGCACGGGCCAGTTGTTATGGCGGCGGACGCGTGAGCCGTTGATGTGCCAGGACCGCGGTGGGAAACTTGTGCTGCGGTCTCACCCTCATAAGGAGTCGGAAATGCCTGACGGGACTGGAATGATCAAGCGGTTTTACACGGAGGTGGTCGGGGGCGGAAACCTGGCCCTCATCGATGAACTGGTGAGTGATGACTTTGTCGATCACGATCCCATGCCCGGACAATCGCCCAGCAAGGATGGGGTCGGTTTCTTCGTCACCACCATGCGGGCGGCCTTTCCGGATCTCAAAGCCACCGTCATGGAACCGGCGCTCGTGGACAGAAATTTTGAGGCGCTGTACGTGGTGTTGGCCGGAACCCATCAGGGCGAACTGATGGGAGTCGCGGCCACAGGTCGCAGTGTTAAATTCAGCGGTATCGACATCATCCGCATCGAGGACGGAAAAGTGGTCGAGCACTGGGGTGCCACGGACATCATGGCTCTTATGCAGCAGATTGGCGCCGTTCCGGAGTAACGCGCCATACCGGAGTAACCCGGAAAGCCCGCCTACTTATCGCCCTGTCGGCGCACCATTTCGTTGATCCAGCTGGGCGCAAAAGGAGAGGTGCAGCCCGGCGGAGTCGGGTAGTCCTTGAGCACTTCCAGGCGCTCACCGATGTCGAGTGCACGGGCGCGGTGCTCGGCGTGCTCGATCCCGATTTGGGCCAGGCAGTGGTTCATCGCCCACTGCAGGCGATCCGGGGCGTCTTTCATCTCCGTTTCGACGACGTCGAGCAGTCCTGCGAGGTCGAGGCCCTCCGGCTTCTTCGCCACGCGCTCGGTGGTCAGCGCCCAGCCGGCACTCGCGACCACGGGATCCGGATCGGCGAACCACGCCAGGCGCAGCTCTTCGGCGTGCGGGTTCTTCTTCACCACGTAGTTCACGAGCCAGTCGTGCACCTTGGGGATGCGCGCCTCGCGCAGCATCACGTCCAACTCGGAACGCTCGAACGCCTTCGGGCGGCAGATCAGCAGCGCCAGCAGCCTCGCCGCGGTGTCTTCCGTCTCCCAGAGCTGGCGCGCGAGGTCCTGCTGCGTCTTCAGCCGCTTCGCGAGCGCGCGCAGTTTGCCGAGGTTCACACCGTGATCGTCACCGTGCCGCTCGTTCACCGCGCGGGCCTTGGGGTCCTCGAGCGCGGCCAGCTCGGCCATCACCTCGGCCACTGTCGTTCCAGCTACCGTCGTTCCGGCCACCATCGTTCCGGCCACTGTCGGCCCCCTGTCCATTCCTTGTGGGATTCAGCCTACTGGGAAGGCCCCGTCAAACCGGCTAATCAGCAGAGTCAGGAAGCAGCCGCCTGCGCGGACGAGACGTCGACGAGCTGCACCGTGACGCCGGCGTTCCGGAACAGCTCCACCTGGCCAGGATCGGCCTGGTCATCGGTGACCAGGATCCAGGGGGCGGGAAGCTGCACCCAGGCGTGGAACGGCCGCTTGCCGAGTTTGGTGGAATCCGCGAGGACGTACACCGTGTTGCCGCGCCGCGCCATCAGCTCTTTGAGCCGGGTCTGGGCCTGGTCCGCCTCGCACAGACCGTCCTCCACGGTGACCGCGTCGGCGCCAAGAAACACCCGGTCGAAACTCATCCGCTCCAGGGCCGCCTCGGCGAGGGGACCCACGAAGGTCTGGCTGACGCCGCGGAGCCGTCCGCCCAGGCAGTCCACCTGGATGCCGGGCGAGTCTGCGAGTTCCTGGAGCGTGTTGATGCCCGGTGTGGTGACGGAGAGGTTCTCCCGGCCGCGCAGGGCGTGCGCCATGGCACCGACCGTCGATCCGCCGTCGAGCAGGATGTTCTCACCTTCCTTGACCTCGGAGGCCGCCCAGGCGGCGATGGCTTGTTTCTGTTCGAAGGCCTCGCCGGTGCGCTGGCGCAGCGACGGCTCCGGGTGCGCGCCGAGGGCCACCGCGCCGCCGTAGGTCCGGGCGAGCTTGCCCTGTTCGTTGAGCTGCGCGAGGTCCCGGCGGATGGTGGACGCCGTCACCCGGAAGTGCCGCGAGAGTTCCTCCACGGACGCCAGACCGGTGGTCACGGCGAGGTGGTAGATCTCTTCGCGCCGGGCTTTGGCGGTGGTCATCGGTGGTTCTCCTTCGGCGGCTGCTGCATCCGTGGCGCTGCCCATCGGTTGGTCGCTGTCCTCATGCTATTCGGCCCGCGGCTGATCCGGTTCACAGGCGCGGCTCCGCTCCACAGGCTCATAGCGACGCGCCGCCGCAGATCACGTAGTTCTGCCCGGTGATGGACTTCCCGTGGGGTCCCAGCAGGAACCCGGCGAGAGCGGCGACGTCCTCCGGGTCCACCAGCTTGCCCAAGGCGGGCAGCTTCGGCGGTGTGGCGGCCCGGCCGGGATCGGCCAGCATCGGCGTGTCCGTCGGCCCGGGCGAGAGCACGTTCACGGTAATGCCGCGCGGTGCCAGTTCCTGGGCCCAGCTGCGGCCCATCCCGAGCAACGCCGCCTTGGTCGCCGCGTACTGGCTCTTGCCGGGGGAGCCGGTGGACGTACGGCTGCCGACCAGGAGTAGCCGGCCGCCGTCGGGCATCCGGGGAACCAAAGCGTTCGCCAGGCTGCTGGCCGCGGCCACGTGCACGGTGAACATCCCGTCCAGCGCCTCAGCATCCAGCTCGCCCAGCGCGGCGGTCCGCTGGAACCCGGCCGCGTGGACGAAGGCGTTCACCGGCGCCAGGTCCTCGACGCCGGACGCCAGCGATGCGGGGTCGGAGAGATCCGCGTGCCGCCACCGGAAGCCCGGCCCGAAGGAGGGCTCGCTGCGGCTGAGGCCGGTCACCCGCCAGCCGTCGGCCAGCAGCCGCGCCGTGATGGCCTGCCCGATTCCCGAGCTGCAGCCGGTCACAAGCGCATGCGGTTCAGCGGTCACTGTCCACCCTGTCCGTTCCCGCCTCGGTTGCCTCACCTGGCGTGCTGGTGCCCTCGTACGCCCACTGCGGATCCACGCGGACGTACTTGATGGCCTGGCGGAAGTAGGTGTACGCGATGTTCAGCGCACCGTCCGGGCCCTGGTGGATTGACGGGTAGGAGTACTCACGGTTCAGGCCGTCGCGGGAGTTGTTGGACAGGCAGTAGCCGTCTCCCACGTCGAGGTTCCGCCGGATCGGCCAGCTGCGCCCCGAATCCTCGGAGATCGCCAGCGTCATCGGGGACCGCGGTGTGCCCCAGAAAGCGCTCCGGTTCCCGCCCGCTCCGGCAGTCGCGCTGGCAGACGCCGCGTTCGACGCCGACTCAGCGGACCCGCCCGACGCCGGCTCAGCCGCAGGCTCGGGAAGCTGGCCCTGTTCGGCGGCGAGGCCGTCGTCGTCGATCTCGTCGTAGAGGGAGAGCCGCCGCTCGGTGGTGGCTTCGGCGCGGCTGTGGTTGTAGACCAGGGCCAGCCGGCCGTCGGCCAGCGCGGTGAACTGGATGGAGGAGTTGTTGTTCGGCAGCTCGGTGGGAACGGGTTCGCTCCAGGTGCTGCCGCCGTCGGACGACCGCGATTCGTAGATGGAGTCGGCCCAGCGGCTCCGGAACAGGGCCAGCAGCGAGCCGTCGGCCACCGGCTGGATGTTCATGTGCACGCAGCCCACGCTGCCCGGGAGGACATGCTCAGTCCAGCTGGCGCCGGCGTCGTCCGAGATCATCACGGCGCTGTCGTCGCTGCTGCCCACCCACTTCTCGCCGGGTGTGGTGATGCAGCGGAAAATCGGGATGATCCAGCGGCCGGACGGCAGCACGACGGGGAGCTGCCGGACGAACACTCCGCCGGTCTCGTTCGCGGGGAAGAGGGTTTCCACCGGGCCCCAGGTTTTGCCGCTGTCCCGGGAGATGCGGCGGCGGACCTCGGCGGTGTCCTGGTTGCCTGCCCTCTGGGCGGTGTACAGCAGCCAGAGCTCGTTGCCGGGGGTGGTGAAGAGGATCGGGTTCTGTTCCGAGCGGGTGGAGTCGTCGGTGAGCTGATCGGGGGCCGACCACTGGCGGCTGCCGGGCTCCAGGGTGGAGAACCAGATGGAGATGTCCGGCACGCCTTCCTGGGTGCCGCCGAACCAGACGCAGCCGAGCCGGCCGTCCGGCAGGGTCAGGAGGTTGGCGGCGTGGCTCTGCACGGTGGGCGCCGGCAGGTAGGCGAAGAGGGCGCCGCCCGCTTCCTTGACCGCACCGTCGGGCGTGATGGTGCTGTAGCCGGCGCTCGACCCGGCGCCCGCCACACTTGCGGCGCCCGAGCTTGCGCTCGTGGCGCTCGCCGCGCCCGAACCTGCAGTGGAGGCGGTGCTGAGGGAGTCGGTGCTGTTGGTTCCGGGCACGGTTCAGTCCTTCTTGGTTGCGGCGGCCAGGTGGGCTTTGGCGACCAGCTCCAGGTGGGTCAGGTCGGACGCGATGGTGGTGAAGGTGTAGCCCTGGCGCAGCCGGAGGGCCGCGACCTCGCCGGCGGGGGTGTGGATGCCGGCGGCGATGCCGGCGGAGGCGGCCGCTTCCGCGACGGCTTCCAACGCGGCGTTGAATTCGGTCTCGATTGCGGGGTCGCCGGGGAAGGCGGCGCCGACGGCCAGGGCGAGGTCGGAGGGTCCCACGTAGATGCCGTCCAGTCCCGGCGTCGCGCAGATTTCCTTGACGTTGGCCAGCCCGTCCGAGGTCTCGATCATGGCGAACACCAGGGTGGCGGCGTTGGCGTCAGCCGGTACGGGGCCGATCCGCAGGGCCGAGCGCATCGGCCCGTAGGACCGGCCGCCCATCGGCGGGTACTTTGCGGCGGCAACCGCGGCCGCGGCGTCCGCGGCGGTGTTGACCAGCGGCACGATCACGCCGACGGCGCCGGCGTCGAGCGCCTTGCCGATGGCGGTGAGGTTGTTGTCCTCCACCCGGACCATGCCGACGGCGGTGTGCCCGGCGTCGATGGCCATCAGACCGTTCAGCACGCCCGAGTAGCCGAGCAGTCCGTGCTGCGCGTCCAGGGCCACGTAGTCGTAGCCCAGCCGGCTGATGCGCTCGGTGGCGACTGGGGCGTCCAGGACGGCCCAGTAGCCGACGGCCTGTTCGCGGGCGCGGATCTTGCGGGCAAATTCGGTAGCGAGTTCGGAAGTCATGTCGTGTCTGCCTTCAGTTCGGGGAGGTTCAGTTCGGTTCGGGGAGAGCTTCGGGGGAGCGGTGCGCGGGATCAGCGGTTGTAGGCGGGCATCGGGCCGCGGAGTCCGGCGCCGACGGCGTCGCACGCAGCGGTGACGTCGGCGGGCAGCGGTCCCTTGGCCACGGCGGCGATGTTGGCCTGCAGCTGCTCCACCTTGGAGCCGCCGAGGAGCATGGAGCCGACGCCGTCGCGGTAGGCGAGCCAGCGCAGCGAGAGCTCGGCGAGGGTGATTCCGGCGTCGGAGGCGATCTCGGCGAGGGCGGTGACGGCCTCGAAGAGCTGCTTGTCCCAGTACCGCTGGGTGTACATGGCGGCGAGTTTGGAATCGCCGAAGCGGCCCTCGGAGGGCTTGTCCTCGAAGCTGTGCTTGCCGGTCAGCAGGCCGCCGCCGAGTGGGTTGTAGACCATGGTGTGGACCTGGTGCGTGGCGGCGAATTCGAGGTATTCCTCCTCCACCCGTCGCGCCACCAGGTTGTAGAGCTGCTGCGCCACCACCGGCCGCGGCGCGCCGACCTCGCGGGCCACATGGATCACGTCGGCGATCTGCCAGGCCGCGAAGTTGGACACGCCCAGCGCGCCGATCTTCCCTTCGGCGGCGAGTTCGGCCACGGTGCCGAGGGTTTCCTGCAGGGGAGTGGCCCGGTCCGGCTGGTGCAGGTAGAACAGGTCGATGCTGTCCGTGCCCAGCCGGCGGAGGCTGCCCTCCACGCTGTTGCGCAGCCCCTCTTTGGACAGCGGCGCGTGCTGGCCGTGGTCCGGATGCGGCATGCCCGCCTTGGAAGCGAGGACGACGTCGGCCCGGCGGTCCTTGAGGACGCGGGACAGCATCTCCTCGGTGGCGCCGCCGACGTAGGCGTTGGCGGTGTCGATGGTGGTGATGCCGGCGTCCAGCGCCTCGTCCACCATGCGTCCGGCGGTGGCCTCATCGGCGGTGTCGCCGAACGTCATGGTGCCCAGGACGAGCCGGGAGATGGGAAGCTTCAGGCCGTCCACTGGCGTGCCTTCGGGCTGCTTGCTCATGCGTTGATTCCTCGAGGTTGGGGGTTCGGATACAAGTTGAAAGTAGGAAGGTTCAGGACTTCAGCGCCAGGGACGAGACCAGGTGCCGCGGCTTTAGGCCGCGCATCGAGGCCGGATCCAGGGCTGCCCGGCGGAGTTTGCGGGTGTAGTCCTCCTTGGGTGTGGTCAGGACCGAGGCCGTGGTTCCGGCCTCCACCAGCTTGCCGCTGCGCATCACCATGACGGTATCGCTGATCTCCTGCACCACGCCAAGGTTGTGCGAGATGAACACGTAGGTGATGCCGGTTTCGTCCTGGATGGACTTCAGCAGGCGGAGCACCTGGGCCTGCACCGAGACGTCCAGCGCGCTGGTGGCCTCGTCGCAGACCAGCAGTTCCGGCTTGGACGCCAGCGCCCGGGCAATCCCGATGCGCTGCCGCTGGCCGCCGGAGAACTCTGCCGGGTGCTTGTCCAGGGAATTGAGCGGCAGTCCTACCTGGTCCATCAGCTTCGCCGCGGCCTTCTCCCGCTCGGCCCGGGACCGGACGCCCTGCAGCTTCAGCGGCTCGGCCACGATTTCCTGGGCCGTCAGGTGCGGGTCCAGCGAGCCGTACGGGTCCTGGAAGACCATCTGGAACTTGGAGCGCAGCGGCCGCAGCTTGGCCTCGCTCATCGGCGCGAGGTCGGTGCCGTCGAGATCGATCCGGCCGCTGGTCGGCTTGACCAGGCGCATCAGCGCCTTGGCGATGGTGGACTTGCCGCAGCCGGATTCCCCGACGACGGCGACGGTCTTGCCCTTCTCCACCGAGAAGGACACGTCGTCCACGGCCCGGAAGGTCCCGCCGGGGACGTGGTAGTCCACCACGAGGTTCTCGACGGACAGGAACGGCTTAGTCATGGTTGGCTCCGGTGCTGGTCAGGGCGGTGTC
Encoded here:
- a CDS encoding GmrSD restriction endonuclease domain-containing protein, producing MPSNGTTSFRVSDVPGIPEKVSAVVFNLTVTEAKSFGFVTAYASGSDLPDASNLNFAKGQTVANQVTVRVGDDGMVKLHNHSSGTAQLIADVSGYFVAGNATAPGTFQPLEPSRFLDTRRTGTVRGDSTVSFKVGGEKGIPADVSAVVFNLTVTEAKSFGFITAYASGSQLPDASNLNFAKGQTVPNLVTVPVGADGQVTLYNRSSDTTQLIADVSGYYLTGSPSTPGAFQSLEPSRFLDTRDTGVARADSSVSFKVGGSGIIPANVAAVVFNLTVTEAKSFGFITAYASGSQLPTASNLNFATSQTVPNLVTVPVGADGRVNLLNRSTGNAHLIADVAGYYLPGLYTAPNYQPPFESRALDQLATLPIKGRAPQTGYDRDLFGQAWLDVDKNGCDTRNDILRRDLVSITYTNSVPCKVETGTLHDPYTATTIAFQRGTTTSTAVQIDHVVALSDAWQKGAQQLTPGQRTAFANDPLNLLAADGPANMQKGDGDAATWLPPNRNFWCPYVARQIAVKATYSLWVTQAEHDRMQIILQDCPDATVPTNQPAPLPPASEPEPTPPPAPAPAPAPAPAPPAPAPPAPAPAPVYYANCTAVRNAGAAPIRAGQPGYSFALDRDRDGVACE
- a CDS encoding cyclophilin-like fold protein, which produces MKKAITLIIGTATALALASCSSESTSTPTASPTSTVTATTPAAAASSPAPTEDAAQVAAATPITITIGGTTIAATLNDSDAARDFIESMPVTVPSIRNAGIEYFGAVASPLTETGPFYDDVRPGDIVYYAPKDEVALIFKPTSSPGQLTKIGDITSDLNIFDGLPEDADIVYDLG
- a CDS encoding aldo/keto reductase; this encodes MKNARLGGLEVSRIGLGAMTMAGTYTSEGGLDNAESIRTIHRALELGVTHIDTAEIYGPFLSEEIVGQAIKGRRDQVKIATKFGLVSHSGGGPGVIDSSPANVKAAVEGSLKRLGTDHIDLYYQHRIDRNTPIEETAGAVADLIAEGKVLHFGLSEASPETIRRAHAVQPVSALQTEYSLWTRDVEAEILPLLRELGIGFVPYSPLGHGLLTGQIRSVDDFADDDWRKTNPRFTGENFRRNLAIVDEVTAIGAEVGATPAQTALAWLLTRGNDIAPIPGTRRVSRVEENTAADGIELTGDQLDRLNALRPAVGERHDETNMASIDR
- a CDS encoding SDR family oxidoreductase, whose translation is MTEQNTTTDRNESTTGKKVWFITGAGRGMGTDIAKAALAAGHAVVATGRNPEKVTQALGGNENLLAVKLDVTDPADATAAIQAAVDRFGRIDVVVNNAGNFYAGFFEEITPADFRNQIETTMFGPMNVTRAALPVLRAQRSGLVVIISSTAGLAGGEFLTAYAASKFGIEGWAESLAPEVAPFGIRTMIVEPGFFRTELLTPESTSYAESTIEDYAERNRQTVTAWQGMDGQQGGDPAKLAKALIDLADMEEPPLRFAAGADAVGVFETKAKQLQDQADAHRKLSSNLAHDDA
- a CDS encoding helix-turn-helix transcriptional regulator; this encodes MDRKEEIRDFLISRRAKISPEQAGIPSYGELRRVPGLRREEVAQLAGVSTDYYTRLERGSLRGVSDAVLEAVVSALQLDEAERAHLMDLARTANAPSRRAPRRPPQQRVRPGVLRLLDGMTGVVALVQNGRSDVLATNLLGRALYAEVFKSAVQPGPAAPGRLPNQARYLFLDPGAADLYPDWRAIAATTVAMLRSEAGRNPHDRALNELVGELTTRSGLFAALWAGHDVRIHTTGTKRFHHPVAGDLSLQFETLALPGDEGQTLFTFTAERGSASENALAFLASWAASPPETTTAGGPAGGSTVPALRSQPRPGQSRKTEPTHD
- a CDS encoding ester cyclase — its product is MPDGTGMIKRFYTEVVGGGNLALIDELVSDDFVDHDPMPGQSPSKDGVGFFVTTMRAAFPDLKATVMEPALVDRNFEALYVVLAGTHQGELMGVAATGRSVKFSGIDIIRIEDGKVVEHWGATDIMALMQQIGAVPE
- a CDS encoding DNA alkylation repair protein, coding for MVAGTTVAGTTVAEVMAELAALEDPKARAVNERHGDDHGVNLGKLRALAKRLKTQQDLARQLWETEDTAARLLALLICRPKAFERSELDVMLREARIPKVHDWLVNYVVKKNPHAEELRLAWFADPDPVVASAGWALTTERVAKKPEGLDLAGLLDVVETEMKDAPDRLQWAMNHCLAQIGIEHAEHRARALDIGERLEVLKDYPTPPGCTSPFAPSWINEMVRRQGDK
- a CDS encoding DeoR/GlpR family DNA-binding transcription regulator, whose amino-acid sequence is MTTAKARREEIYHLAVTTGLASVEELSRHFRVTASTIRRDLAQLNEQGKLARTYGGAVALGAHPEPSLRQRTGEAFEQKQAIAAWAASEVKEGENILLDGGSTVGAMAHALRGRENLSVTTPGINTLQELADSPGIQVDCLGGRLRGVSQTFVGPLAEAALERMSFDRVFLGADAVTVEDGLCEADQAQTRLKELMARRGNTVYVLADSTKLGKRPFHAWVQLPAPWILVTDDQADPGQVELFRNAGVTVQLVDVSSAQAAAS